The Primulina eburnea isolate SZY01 chromosome 13, ASM2296580v1, whole genome shotgun sequence genome includes a region encoding these proteins:
- the LOC140808631 gene encoding laccase-11-like isoform X1 produces the protein MGSGKVCRWTLCFLFACVVGFRSVAQVEAALKTYLFDIQVKNVSRLCHAKPIVTVNGMFPGPTIYVREGDRVQINVTNHAQYNMSIHWHGIKQNRNGWADGPAYITQCPVQTGQSYTYDFNVTEQRGTLWWHAHIFWLRATVYGAFVIMPKPGFPYPFPQPHFEFNLVLGEWWNDDVEEVVKQGNQLGLPPRMSDAHTINGKPGPLFPCSDKHTFVIQVEQGNTYLLRIINAALNDELFFAIAGHSMTVVEIDAVYTKPFATDAVLIAPGQTTNVLVRADQQPGRYFMAARPFMDAQIPVDNKTVTAILQYRDVPNTIIPRMPHLPAQNDTAFALSYNDKLRSLNSPQFPVTVPLKVDRHLFYTIGFGVNPCPSCQNGTAVTASLNNITFVMPRTGLLQAHYFNLKGVFTMDFPDRPLAPFNYTGAPLTTNLRTMQSAMPRLSKVAYNSTVELVLQDTNLLSVESHPFHLHGYNFFVVGSGIGNFDPKNDPAKFNLVDPPERNTVGVPTGGWTAIRFRADNPGVWFMHCHLELHTGWGLKTAFVVEDGPSPDLSVLPPPKDLPPC, from the exons ATGGGTTCGGGAAAAGTTTGTCGTTGGACTCTATGTTTCTTGTTCGCGTGTGTCGTGGGATTCAGGTCAGTGGCTCAAGTCGAAGCTGCGCTGAAAACATATCTGTTCGAT ATTCAAGTGAAGAATGTGAGCAGATTGTGTCATGCCAAGCCAATTGTGACTGTGAATGGAATGTTTCCAGGGCCAACAATCTATGTTAGAGAAGGAGACCGAGTCCAAATTAATGTCACAAATCATGCACAATATAACATGTCAATTCATTG GCATGGAATAAAGCAAAATCGAAACGGTTGGGCGGATGGACCGGCGTATATAACGCAATGTCCGGTTCAGACCGGGCAGAGCTATACCTACGACTTCAATGTAACAGAGCAAAGAGGAACATTATGGTGGCATGCACATATTTTTTGGCTCAGAGCCACTGTATATGGTGCCTTTGTCATAATGCCCAAACCGGGTTTCCCTTATCCTTTCCCTCAACctcattttgaatttaatttagtcctag ggGAGTGGTGGAATGATGATGTTGAAGAGGTTGTAAAACAAGGAAACCAACTGGGATTGCCTCCAAGAATGTCGGATGCACATACTATAAATGGCAAGCCGGGGCCTCTTTTCCCATGTTCCGATAAAC ACACGTTTGTGATACAAGTTGAGCAAGGAAACACGTACCTCTTGAGAATCATCAATGCTGCACTCAACGACGAGCTTTTCTTCGCCATCGCCGGCCACAGCATGACGGTAGTGGAAATCGACGCGGTCTATACCAAACCATTCGCAACAGATGCTGTCCTAATAGCACCCGGTCAGACAACAAACGTCCTTGTTCGAGCCGACCAACAACCAGGCAGATACTTCATGGCCGCAAGGCCGTTCATGGATGCGCAGATTCCGGTAGACAACAAAACTGTGACAGCTATACTGCAATACCGAGACGTCCCGAACACCATAATCCCAAGAATGCCTCATCTGCCAGCACAAAACGACACTGCCTTTGCTTTGAGTTACAATGACAAGCTTAGAAGCCTGAACTCGCCACAGTTTCCGGTGACCGTACCGCTTAAAGTCGACCGTCATCTGTTCTACACTATTGGATTTGGAGTTAACCCATGTCCATCTTGTCAGAACGGAACGGCTGTCACTGCTTCCTTAAACAACATAACCTTTGTTATGCCTCGGACCGGCCTCTTACAAGCTCACTACTTCAACCTTAAAGGGGTGTTCACCATGGACTTCCCCGACCGTCCTCTGGCACCGTTTAACTACACCGGTGCACCACTCACGACTAATCTCAGAACCATGCAAAGCGCCATGCCACGGCTCAGTAAGGTAGCATACAATTCGACGGTGGAGTTGGTACTTCAAGACACCAACCTTCTATCAGTGGAGTCTCATCCATTCCATCTTCACGGTTACAACTTCTTCGTTGTCGGATCCGGGATCGGGAACTTTGATCCAAAGAACGACCCTGCGAAGTTCAACTTGGTGGATCCACCCGAAAGAAACACGGTAGGAGTCCCCACGGGGGGCTGGACTGCCATAAGGTTCAGAGCCGATAATCCGG GGGTTTGGTTCATGCATTGCCACTTGGAACTGCACACTGGCTGGGGATTGAAGACAGCATTTGTAGTGGAGGATGGACCAAGTCCAGATCTTTCAGTACTGCCTCCACCAAAGGATCTTCCACCTTGTTAA
- the LOC140808631 gene encoding laccase-11-like isoform X2: MFLVRVCRGIQIQVKNVSRLCHAKPIVTVNGMFPGPTIYVREGDRVQINVTNHAQYNMSIHWHGIKQNRNGWADGPAYITQCPVQTGQSYTYDFNVTEQRGTLWWHAHIFWLRATVYGAFVIMPKPGFPYPFPQPHFEFNLVLGEWWNDDVEEVVKQGNQLGLPPRMSDAHTINGKPGPLFPCSDKHTFVIQVEQGNTYLLRIINAALNDELFFAIAGHSMTVVEIDAVYTKPFATDAVLIAPGQTTNVLVRADQQPGRYFMAARPFMDAQIPVDNKTVTAILQYRDVPNTIIPRMPHLPAQNDTAFALSYNDKLRSLNSPQFPVTVPLKVDRHLFYTIGFGVNPCPSCQNGTAVTASLNNITFVMPRTGLLQAHYFNLKGVFTMDFPDRPLAPFNYTGAPLTTNLRTMQSAMPRLSKVAYNSTVELVLQDTNLLSVESHPFHLHGYNFFVVGSGIGNFDPKNDPAKFNLVDPPERNTVGVPTGGWTAIRFRADNPGVWFMHCHLELHTGWGLKTAFVVEDGPSPDLSVLPPPKDLPPC, translated from the exons ATGTTTCTTGTTCGCGTGTGTCGTGGGATTCAG ATTCAAGTGAAGAATGTGAGCAGATTGTGTCATGCCAAGCCAATTGTGACTGTGAATGGAATGTTTCCAGGGCCAACAATCTATGTTAGAGAAGGAGACCGAGTCCAAATTAATGTCACAAATCATGCACAATATAACATGTCAATTCATTG GCATGGAATAAAGCAAAATCGAAACGGTTGGGCGGATGGACCGGCGTATATAACGCAATGTCCGGTTCAGACCGGGCAGAGCTATACCTACGACTTCAATGTAACAGAGCAAAGAGGAACATTATGGTGGCATGCACATATTTTTTGGCTCAGAGCCACTGTATATGGTGCCTTTGTCATAATGCCCAAACCGGGTTTCCCTTATCCTTTCCCTCAACctcattttgaatttaatttagtcctag ggGAGTGGTGGAATGATGATGTTGAAGAGGTTGTAAAACAAGGAAACCAACTGGGATTGCCTCCAAGAATGTCGGATGCACATACTATAAATGGCAAGCCGGGGCCTCTTTTCCCATGTTCCGATAAAC ACACGTTTGTGATACAAGTTGAGCAAGGAAACACGTACCTCTTGAGAATCATCAATGCTGCACTCAACGACGAGCTTTTCTTCGCCATCGCCGGCCACAGCATGACGGTAGTGGAAATCGACGCGGTCTATACCAAACCATTCGCAACAGATGCTGTCCTAATAGCACCCGGTCAGACAACAAACGTCCTTGTTCGAGCCGACCAACAACCAGGCAGATACTTCATGGCCGCAAGGCCGTTCATGGATGCGCAGATTCCGGTAGACAACAAAACTGTGACAGCTATACTGCAATACCGAGACGTCCCGAACACCATAATCCCAAGAATGCCTCATCTGCCAGCACAAAACGACACTGCCTTTGCTTTGAGTTACAATGACAAGCTTAGAAGCCTGAACTCGCCACAGTTTCCGGTGACCGTACCGCTTAAAGTCGACCGTCATCTGTTCTACACTATTGGATTTGGAGTTAACCCATGTCCATCTTGTCAGAACGGAACGGCTGTCACTGCTTCCTTAAACAACATAACCTTTGTTATGCCTCGGACCGGCCTCTTACAAGCTCACTACTTCAACCTTAAAGGGGTGTTCACCATGGACTTCCCCGACCGTCCTCTGGCACCGTTTAACTACACCGGTGCACCACTCACGACTAATCTCAGAACCATGCAAAGCGCCATGCCACGGCTCAGTAAGGTAGCATACAATTCGACGGTGGAGTTGGTACTTCAAGACACCAACCTTCTATCAGTGGAGTCTCATCCATTCCATCTTCACGGTTACAACTTCTTCGTTGTCGGATCCGGGATCGGGAACTTTGATCCAAAGAACGACCCTGCGAAGTTCAACTTGGTGGATCCACCCGAAAGAAACACGGTAGGAGTCCCCACGGGGGGCTGGACTGCCATAAGGTTCAGAGCCGATAATCCGG GGGTTTGGTTCATGCATTGCCACTTGGAACTGCACACTGGCTGGGGATTGAAGACAGCATTTGTAGTGGAGGATGGACCAAGTCCAGATCTTTCAGTACTGCCTCCACCAAAGGATCTTCCACCTTGTTAA